The following are from one region of the Mauremys mutica isolate MM-2020 ecotype Southern chromosome 22, ASM2049712v1, whole genome shotgun sequence genome:
- the LOC123354618 gene encoding nicotinamide N-methyltransferase-like isoform X1 yields MAGKSGGTPYKPRSGTAGQLNVCKLREKMDQSRPKKESLEKLFDPKEFLKTYYSFDSTSSEKNDIRMFLLRNFFKTFILDGVKGNTLIYIGGGPSICELLSACESFQEIIVTNHMDRNCQELQKWLKKEPGAFDWTPLVKYVCELEGDRKKWAEKEEKLRRTVKQVLECDVTKFNPVTFASLPPADCLLICHCLAETCKDLSTYRAALKNISSLLKPGGHLLMVTTMKCNYYMVGQHKFPCLFLEKEFLEEAVKEAGYDILKFEVTPICHTASLVEHEGISYLVATKGKGKED; encoded by the exons ATGGCCGGGAAGAGCGGAGGAACCCCATATAAACCCAGATCGGGAACAGCTGGGCAGTTGAACGTTTGCAAACTCAGAGAGAAAATGGACCAGAGCCGCCCTAAGAAAGAATCTTTGGAGAAACTTTTTGATCCAAAAGAATTTTTGAAAACTTATTATTCCTTTGACTCCACAAGCAGTGAAAAAAATGATATTAGGATGTTTCTTCTGAGAAACTTCTTTAAGACCTTCATTTTGG ATGGCGTTAAAGGCAACACCCTGATTTATATTGGCGGTGGGCCCAGCATTTGCGAACTGCTCTCTGCCTGTGAGTCCTTCCAGGAGATCATTGTCACAAACCACATGGATCGGAACTGCCAGGAACTGCAGAAATGGCTAAAGAAAGAGCCGGGAGCATTTGACTGGACTCCGCTGGTGAAATACGTGTGTGAGCTGGAAGGGGACAG GAAAAAGTGGGCTGAGAAGGAAGAGAAATTACGAAGAACGGTCAAGCAGGTTCTGGAATGTGATGTCACCAAATTCAACCCTGTGACCTttgcctctctgccccctgctgaCTGCCTCCTCATATGCCATTGTTTAGCAGAAACTTGCAAAGACCTGAGTACCTACCGTGCTGCCCTGAAGAATATCAGCTCCCTGTTAAAGCCAGGGGGTCATTTGCTGATGGTGACCACAATGAAGTGTAATTACTATATGGTTGGCCAACACAAGTTTCCCTGTCTCTTTCTGGAGAAggagtttctggaggaagcaGTGAAGGAGGCCGGTTATGATATTTTGAAGTTTGAGGTGACTCCCATATGCCATACAGCTAGTTTGGTAGAGCATGAGGGGATCTCTTACCTAGTTGCTACCAAAGGGAAGGGCAAAGAAGATTAA
- the LOC123354618 gene encoding nicotinamide N-methyltransferase-like isoform X2, which translates to MNRERQAPSNGSHQLPNAKHGAAQASPDGVKGNTLIYIGGGPSICELLSACESFQEIIVTNHMDRNCQELQKWLKKEPGAFDWTPLVKYVCELEGDRKKWAEKEEKLRRTVKQVLECDVTKFNPVTFASLPPADCLLICHCLAETCKDLSTYRAALKNISSLLKPGGHLLMVTTMKCNYYMVGQHKFPCLFLEKEFLEEAVKEAGYDILKFEVTPICHTASLVEHEGISYLVATKGKGKED; encoded by the exons ATGAATagggagagacaggcaccttCAAACGGGAGCCACCAACTCCCGAATGCTAAGCACGGAGCTGCCCAAGCTAGCCCAG ATGGCGTTAAAGGCAACACCCTGATTTATATTGGCGGTGGGCCCAGCATTTGCGAACTGCTCTCTGCCTGTGAGTCCTTCCAGGAGATCATTGTCACAAACCACATGGATCGGAACTGCCAGGAACTGCAGAAATGGCTAAAGAAAGAGCCGGGAGCATTTGACTGGACTCCGCTGGTGAAATACGTGTGTGAGCTGGAAGGGGACAG GAAAAAGTGGGCTGAGAAGGAAGAGAAATTACGAAGAACGGTCAAGCAGGTTCTGGAATGTGATGTCACCAAATTCAACCCTGTGACCTttgcctctctgccccctgctgaCTGCCTCCTCATATGCCATTGTTTAGCAGAAACTTGCAAAGACCTGAGTACCTACCGTGCTGCCCTGAAGAATATCAGCTCCCTGTTAAAGCCAGGGGGTCATTTGCTGATGGTGACCACAATGAAGTGTAATTACTATATGGTTGGCCAACACAAGTTTCCCTGTCTCTTTCTGGAGAAggagtttctggaggaagcaGTGAAGGAGGCCGGTTATGATATTTTGAAGTTTGAGGTGACTCCCATATGCCATACAGCTAGTTTGGTAGAGCATGAGGGGATCTCTTACCTAGTTGCTACCAAAGGGAAGGGCAAAGAAGATTAA
- the LOC123354659 gene encoding nicotinamide N-methyltransferase-like, producing the protein MCRLGASTRAFDPKAYLGYFKFGEDTLGEEYLNFSLKHYCKTFTSGVVKGDTLIDIGSGPTIHQFLSACESFKEIIASDYTYRNHQELEKWLKNEPGAFDWTPVVKYVCELEGNRGKEAEKVEKLRKTIKQVLKCDVHQSNPMDPIVLPPADCLISSLCLEAACKDLTTYRIALKNISSLLKPAGHLVLSGVLGCSFYMVGPKRFSCLVLGEEFLREALSDTGFIIQEFEVLVRGDNIDDSCDFSGKFFILARKEEAI; encoded by the exons ATGTGCAGACTCGGAGCGAGCACCAGGGCCTTTGATCCAAAGGCCTATCTCGGATATTTTAAATTTGGAGAAGACACCTTGGGAGAGGAATATCTTAACTTTTCCCTGAAACATTATTGTAAAACCTTCACTTCAG GTGTGGTGAAAGGGGACACCCTGATTGATATTGGCAGTGGTCCCACCATCCACCAGTTCCTCTCCGCCTGCGAGTCCTTTAAGGAGATCATCGCTTCAGACTATACATACCGGAACCACCAGGAACTGGAGAAATGGCTGAAGAACGAGCCAGGAGCATTTGACTGGACTCCAGTGGTGAAATACGTGTGTGAGCTAGAGGGAAACAG GGGAAAGGAGGCTGAGAAAGTGGAAAAATTAAGGAAAACCATCAAACAAGTTCTAAAATGTGATGTCCACCAAAGCAACCCCATGGATCCAATCGTCCTGCCTCCAGCTGACTGCCTCATTTCATCACTGTGCTTGGAAGCTGCTTGCAAAGATCTGACCACTTATCGCATTGCTCTGAAGAACATCAGCTCCCTGTTAAAGCCAGCAGGGCACTTGGTGCTGAGTGGAGTTTTGGGCTGCAGTTTCTACATGGTTGGCCCCAAAAGGTTCTCGTGTTTGGTCCTGGGAGAGGAATTTCTGAGGGAAGCCCTCAGTGACACTGGCTTCATCATTCAGGAGTTTGAGGTTCTCGTAAGGGGTGATAATATCGATGACAGCTGTGATTTCTCTGGGAAGTTCTTCATTCTCGCTCGCAAAGAGGAAGCAATATAA